From Leifsonia sp. fls2-241-R2A-40a, one genomic window encodes:
- a CDS encoding MFS transporter: MIATEQSLTRATVARYAVGSLGTGGFATLPGLVLVYYLTDSLGVAAIVAGVVVTVAKVWDVVIDPVIGARSDRMLAVHGSRRPMMLLGAIALPVFFLLTFAVPPGTAPGAAALWVLLAFVLTATAFSLFQVPYIALPAELASGYDQRTRLLTWRVVVLTFAILLFGAGGPALRSLGGGNSFAGYLLMALVAGVVIGAGMLVSAFVAPRGLPAAARPPRESVLTTLRSNYAAGARVLRDSQPFRALLLTFLLQGLATGLMLAGANYVATWVLHSEDAVTFLFVALIGPALIVTPLWGVVARRVGKERGFVAASILFAVAALSMTALLWAPGAWVYAPVAVAGAAYAGMQSLPMAMLPDVISHDARRNGDGRAGTFGGMWTAGETTGMALGATVLSIVLAVSGYVSRSAAADVGATQPGTAVAGIALSFSLIPAAIVAISLVPLARYRLRKGDIDGLV; encoded by the coding sequence ATGATCGCAACGGAGCAGTCGCTCACCCGGGCGACCGTCGCGCGCTACGCCGTCGGGTCTCTCGGCACCGGCGGGTTCGCGACCCTTCCCGGCCTCGTTCTCGTCTACTACCTGACCGACTCGCTCGGTGTCGCCGCCATCGTGGCCGGTGTGGTCGTGACGGTCGCGAAGGTGTGGGACGTCGTCATCGATCCGGTGATCGGCGCCCGCAGCGACCGGATGCTCGCGGTGCACGGTTCCCGCCGGCCGATGATGCTGCTCGGCGCGATCGCCCTTCCGGTGTTCTTCCTGCTGACGTTCGCGGTTCCGCCGGGCACCGCGCCGGGCGCGGCCGCCCTCTGGGTGCTGCTGGCGTTCGTGCTCACGGCGACCGCGTTCAGCCTGTTCCAGGTGCCGTACATCGCGCTCCCGGCCGAGCTCGCCTCCGGTTACGACCAGCGGACGCGCCTGCTGACCTGGCGTGTGGTGGTGCTCACCTTCGCCATCCTGCTGTTCGGCGCGGGCGGACCGGCCCTGCGGTCGCTCGGCGGCGGCAACTCGTTCGCCGGGTACCTGCTGATGGCGCTGGTCGCGGGCGTCGTCATCGGCGCAGGGATGCTCGTCTCCGCCTTCGTCGCACCGCGCGGACTGCCTGCTGCCGCCCGGCCGCCGCGCGAGAGCGTGCTGACCACCCTCCGCTCCAACTACGCGGCCGGGGCGCGGGTGCTGCGCGACAGCCAGCCCTTCCGTGCGCTGCTGCTCACGTTCCTGCTGCAGGGGCTCGCGACGGGGCTGATGCTGGCCGGCGCCAACTACGTCGCCACCTGGGTGCTGCACTCGGAGGATGCGGTGACCTTCCTCTTCGTCGCGCTCATCGGTCCGGCGCTGATCGTCACGCCGCTGTGGGGCGTGGTGGCGCGACGGGTCGGCAAGGAGCGCGGCTTCGTCGCGGCGAGCATCCTGTTCGCCGTCGCCGCGCTCTCGATGACGGCGTTGCTGTGGGCGCCGGGCGCGTGGGTGTACGCGCCCGTTGCCGTCGCGGGCGCCGCGTACGCGGGCATGCAGTCGCTGCCGATGGCCATGCTCCCCGACGTCATCTCGCACGACGCGCGTCGCAACGGCGACGGGCGCGCCGGGACGTTCGGCGGGATGTGGACGGCGGGGGAGACCACCGGGATGGCGCTCGGAGCGACCGTCCTCAGCATCGTGCTGGCGGTCAGCGGCTATGTCTCGCGCAGCGCGGCGGCCGACGTCGGCGCCACCCAGCCGGGGACCGCGGTCGCGGGCATCGCGCTGAGCTTCAGCCTCATCCCGGCGGCGATCGTCGCGATCAGCCTGGTGCCGCTGGCACGGTACCGGCTGCGGAAGGGAGACATCGATGGTCTCGTTTGA
- a CDS encoding twin-arginine translocase TatA/TatE family subunit produces the protein MFGLTFDKLLIVAVIAAFVIGPERLPAYAAKLGSMVRSLRDFANGAKDRMRDEMGPEFDDVDWKKLDPRQYDPRRIIREALLEDSAEPGAAIKPVTQSAYAQRKMPLTAGAVPPYDTEST, from the coding sequence GTGTTCGGGCTCACCTTCGACAAGCTGCTGATCGTGGCGGTCATCGCCGCGTTCGTCATCGGCCCCGAACGGCTGCCCGCGTACGCGGCCAAGCTGGGCTCGATGGTCCGCTCACTGCGCGATTTCGCCAACGGGGCGAAGGACCGCATGCGCGACGAGATGGGCCCGGAATTCGACGACGTCGACTGGAAGAAGCTCGACCCGCGCCAGTACGACCCGCGCCGCATCATCCGCGAGGCGCTGCTGGAGGACTCCGCCGAACCGGGCGCCGCGATCAAGCCGGTGACCCAGTCGGCGTATGCGCAGCGGAAGATGCCGCTGACGGCGGGCGCGGTGCCGCCGTACGACACCGAGTCCACCTAG
- a CDS encoding class I SAM-dependent methyltransferase, protein MSDKDSNWRFADDVVVESDVVARARQQSLELGIEPISPATGAQAAVVVAATHAENIVEIGTGVGVSGLWLLTGGAEAQLTSIDVEVEYQQHARSFFTEAGVPSNRVRLIPGRALEVLPRMNENSYDIVFIDADPQSVIEYVEHGLRLVRPGGTVLVARALWRGRVADPAARDDVATGFRTLITETSASGAVISALSPVGEGLLQIIKLAP, encoded by the coding sequence GTGTCAGACAAAGACTCGAACTGGAGGTTCGCCGACGACGTGGTCGTCGAGAGCGACGTGGTCGCGCGAGCCAGGCAGCAGTCGCTGGAGCTCGGCATCGAACCGATCTCGCCGGCGACCGGCGCGCAGGCGGCAGTGGTCGTCGCCGCGACGCACGCCGAGAACATCGTCGAGATCGGCACCGGCGTGGGAGTGTCGGGGCTGTGGCTGCTCACCGGCGGCGCCGAGGCGCAGCTGACCTCGATCGACGTGGAGGTGGAGTACCAGCAGCACGCGCGCTCGTTCTTCACGGAGGCGGGCGTCCCATCGAACCGCGTGCGTCTCATCCCGGGCCGTGCCCTCGAGGTGCTGCCGCGGATGAACGAGAACTCCTACGACATCGTCTTCATCGACGCCGACCCGCAGTCGGTCATCGAGTACGTCGAGCACGGCCTGCGCCTGGTGCGCCCGGGCGGCACCGTGCTCGTGGCCCGTGCGCTGTGGCGCGGACGCGTCGCCGACCCCGCCGCGCGGGACGACGTGGCCACCGGCTTCCGCACGCTCATCACCGAGACGTCCGCCTCCGGCGCCGTCATCAGCGCGCTCTCGCCGGTGGGCGAGGGTCTGCTGCAGATCATCAAGCTCGCACCCTGA
- a CDS encoding DUF3117 domain-containing protein: MAAMKPRTGDGPMEAVKEGRLIIVRVPLEGGGRLVVSVNDAEAKELHDALASVVTSA, translated from the coding sequence ATGGCGGCCATGAAGCCGAGGACCGGGGACGGCCCGATGGAGGCTGTGAAGGAGGGACGGCTCATCATCGTGCGTGTGCCGCTCGAGGGTGGGGGACGACTGGTGGTCTCCGTCAATGACGCGGAAGCCAAAGAGCTCCACGACGCACTCGCGAGTGTCGTCACCTCCGCCTGA
- the dapE gene encoding succinyl-diaminopimelate desuccinylase codes for MQISSVPLDLTASSIDLTRQLCDIESVSGNEGTLADAIEAALSGLPHLELIRDGDTIVARTNLGRERRALIAGHIDTVPLNDNLPTRFEDHDGIRYLWGRGTVDMKAGVAVQLKLAAELSDPAVDVTWMWYDHEEVNAELNGLGRLARNRPDLFVGDFGILGEPSNGVVEGGCNGNLRIEVRTYGLRAHSARGWVGDNAIHKAAPILDILAGYQAREVEVDGLVYKEGLNAVGISGGVAGNIIPDECMVHINYRFAPSRSSQEAIDHMHELFGDYEITVVDRADGARPGLDAPLAQQFVAAVGGVAKPKYGWTDVARFSAMGIPAVNYGPGDPLKAHADDERVDVEQIVAVEEGLRAWLTGAGGR; via the coding sequence GTGCAGATCAGCAGCGTTCCCCTCGACCTCACCGCCTCGTCCATCGACCTGACCCGCCAGCTGTGCGACATCGAGTCGGTCTCCGGAAACGAGGGCACCCTCGCCGACGCCATCGAGGCGGCGCTGAGCGGACTGCCGCACCTCGAACTGATCCGCGACGGCGACACGATCGTCGCGCGCACGAACCTCGGCCGTGAGCGCCGCGCCCTGATCGCCGGGCACATCGACACGGTCCCGCTCAACGACAACCTGCCGACCCGGTTCGAGGACCACGACGGCATCCGCTACCTCTGGGGGCGCGGGACCGTCGACATGAAGGCGGGCGTCGCCGTGCAGCTGAAGCTCGCCGCCGAGCTGAGCGACCCGGCGGTCGACGTGACGTGGATGTGGTACGACCACGAGGAGGTCAACGCCGAGCTGAACGGCCTCGGCCGCCTGGCCCGCAACCGCCCCGACCTGTTCGTGGGCGACTTCGGCATCCTCGGCGAGCCGAGCAACGGCGTCGTCGAGGGCGGCTGCAACGGCAACCTGCGCATCGAGGTCCGCACCTACGGCCTGCGGGCGCACTCCGCGCGCGGCTGGGTCGGCGACAACGCCATCCACAAGGCCGCGCCGATCCTCGACATCCTCGCCGGCTATCAGGCGCGCGAGGTCGAGGTCGACGGCCTGGTCTACAAGGAGGGGCTGAACGCGGTCGGCATCTCCGGGGGAGTGGCCGGCAACATCATCCCGGACGAGTGCATGGTGCACATCAACTACCGGTTCGCGCCGTCGCGCAGCTCGCAGGAGGCCATCGACCACATGCACGAGCTGTTCGGCGACTACGAGATCACGGTCGTCGACCGCGCCGACGGCGCCCGGCCGGGACTGGATGCGCCGCTCGCGCAGCAGTTCGTGGCCGCGGTCGGCGGCGTGGCGAAGCCGAAGTACGGGTGGACGGACGTGGCCCGCTTCAGCGCGATGGGCATCCCGGCGGTCAACTACGGCCCGGGCGACCCGCTGAAGGCGCACGCCGACGACGAGCGCGTCGACGTGGAGCAGATCGTCGCCGTCGAGGAGGGTCTGCGTGCGTGGCTCACCGGCGCCGGCGGCCGCTGA
- the dapD gene encoding 2,3,4,5-tetrahydropyridine-2,6-dicarboxylate N-succinyltransferase → MPSDVSESSAAPRSAWGYGLATVAADGTVLDTWFPEPKLGTLPARRDRWIAPAELEELAGEDARRAVRVDIVTVEIELDASPASTPDAYLRLHLLSHLLVQPNGLNLDGIFAHLPTVAWTNAGPVNPADLDRLRPRLQRAGIQVSGIDKFPRLLDYVTPERVRIADASRVRLGAHLAPGTTVMHEGFVNFNAGTLGTSMVEGRISQGVVVGDGSDIGGGASIMGTLSGGGTHRVSIGERALLGANSGIGISIGDDSVVEAGLYVTAGTKVVVVGEAPTADGLPQTVKAAELSGVPGLLFRRNSLTGAVEVLRRAGVGVELNAALHA, encoded by the coding sequence ATGCCTTCCGACGTGTCTGAAAGTTCTGCCGCGCCCCGCTCCGCCTGGGGCTACGGCCTCGCCACCGTGGCCGCCGACGGCACCGTGCTGGACACCTGGTTCCCCGAGCCGAAGCTCGGCACGCTGCCGGCCCGCCGGGACCGCTGGATCGCCCCTGCCGAGCTGGAGGAGCTGGCGGGCGAGGATGCGCGTCGTGCCGTCCGGGTCGACATCGTGACGGTGGAGATCGAGCTGGATGCGTCTCCCGCGTCGACGCCCGACGCCTATCTGCGCCTGCACCTGCTCTCGCACCTGCTGGTGCAGCCGAACGGCCTGAATCTGGACGGGATCTTCGCCCACCTGCCGACCGTCGCGTGGACGAACGCAGGACCGGTCAATCCGGCCGACCTCGACCGGCTGCGTCCGCGGCTGCAGCGCGCGGGCATCCAGGTGTCGGGCATCGACAAATTCCCGCGGCTGCTCGACTACGTGACGCCGGAGCGCGTGCGGATCGCCGACGCCTCCCGCGTACGCCTCGGTGCGCACCTCGCGCCGGGGACGACGGTCATGCACGAAGGCTTCGTGAATTTCAACGCCGGGACGCTCGGCACCTCCATGGTCGAAGGCCGCATCTCGCAGGGCGTCGTGGTCGGCGACGGCTCGGACATCGGCGGCGGCGCATCCATCATGGGGACGCTGTCCGGCGGCGGGACGCACCGGGTCTCCATCGGCGAGCGGGCGCTGCTGGGCGCGAACTCGGGCATCGGCATCTCGATCGGCGACGACTCGGTCGTCGAGGCGGGCCTCTACGTGACAGCGGGCACGAAGGTCGTCGTGGTCGGCGAAGCGCCCACGGCGGACGGACTCCCGCAGACGGTGAAGGCCGCGGAGCTGTCCGGCGTGCCCGGGCTGCTGTTCCGCCGCAACTCGCTGACGGGGGCGGTCGAGGTGCTCCGCCGAGCCGGCGTCGGCGTCGAGCTGAACGCCGCGCTGCACGCCTGA
- a CDS encoding dihydrolipoamide acetyltransferase family protein, which yields MAVREFALPDLGEGLTESELVTWKVAVGDTVHLNQIIAEVETAKALVELPAPYDGRVSRLFVEPGVTVAVGEPLVAFEVDAGETAEDAPGTPGAPGDAGAPTEPVDDTREPTLVGYGARAESGARPARRPRPGLAGGAPQRPDVAAVVTAPTIAPTALAERPRATPPVRKFARELGVDLASVTGSGERGLITRNDVQAYVGAADAPQEPSRSAAVADGSREKRIPIRGVRKATAEAMVRSAFGAPQATVFLTVDATAAMDLSTRLRAQPEFAEARPGLLAIVAKALLLAVRRTPEVNSRWDDAANEIVQTEYVHLGIAAATPRGLMVPVIRDADGLSLARVAGAIRQLAETARAGRTAPADLSGGTITITNVGVFGVDAGTPILTPGEAAILAVGAVRRQPWEHDGGIALRQVLTLALTFDHRIVDGEQASRFLADIGRILTDPASVLAMI from the coding sequence ATGGCGGTCCGGGAGTTCGCGCTGCCCGACCTCGGCGAGGGACTGACCGAGTCGGAGCTCGTCACGTGGAAGGTCGCGGTCGGCGACACCGTGCACCTCAACCAGATCATCGCGGAGGTCGAGACGGCGAAGGCGCTGGTCGAGCTGCCCGCGCCGTACGACGGCCGCGTGTCGCGGCTCTTCGTGGAGCCCGGGGTGACGGTGGCGGTGGGGGAGCCGCTGGTCGCCTTCGAGGTGGATGCGGGGGAGACGGCCGAGGATGCGCCGGGGACCCCGGGTGCGCCGGGGGACGCCGGTGCGCCGACGGAGCCGGTTGACGACACGCGTGAGCCGACGTTGGTCGGATACGGTGCCAGGGCGGAGTCCGGCGCGCGGCCCGCGCGGCGTCCGCGTCCGGGGCTGGCTGGGGGAGCACCGCAGCGCCCCGACGTCGCCGCCGTCGTGACCGCGCCGACGATCGCCCCGACCGCTCTCGCCGAGCGCCCGCGCGCGACCCCGCCGGTGCGGAAGTTCGCCCGCGAACTCGGCGTCGACCTGGCCTCGGTCACCGGGTCGGGCGAACGCGGGCTCATCACCCGCAATGACGTCCAGGCATACGTCGGTGCGGCGGACGCACCGCAGGAGCCGTCACGGTCCGCAGCGGTCGCGGACGGCTCGCGCGAGAAGCGCATCCCGATCCGCGGCGTGCGAAAGGCGACCGCCGAGGCGATGGTGCGCAGTGCGTTCGGCGCGCCGCAGGCGACCGTGTTCCTGACCGTGGATGCGACGGCTGCGATGGACCTCTCGACGCGGCTCCGGGCGCAGCCCGAGTTCGCCGAGGCGCGTCCGGGGCTGCTCGCGATCGTCGCCAAGGCGCTGCTGCTGGCGGTGCGACGGACGCCCGAGGTGAACTCGCGCTGGGACGACGCCGCCAACGAGATCGTGCAGACCGAGTACGTGCACCTGGGGATCGCCGCGGCGACGCCGCGCGGGCTCATGGTCCCGGTGATCCGCGACGCCGACGGGCTGTCGCTCGCGAGGGTCGCGGGCGCGATCCGTCAGCTCGCCGAGACGGCCCGGGCGGGACGCACGGCGCCCGCCGACCTCAGCGGCGGCACGATCACCATCACGAACGTCGGCGTGTTCGGCGTGGATGCGGGGACGCCCATCCTGACGCCCGGCGAGGCCGCCATCCTCGCCGTCGGGGCGGTCCGGCGTCAGCCCTGGGAGCACGACGGCGGCATCGCGCTGCGTCAGGTGCTGACCCTCGCCCTGACCTTCGACCACCGGATCGTCGACGGCGAGCAGGCCTCGCGCTTCCTCGCCGACATCGGCCGCATCCTGACCGACCCCGCCTCCGTGCTAGCGATGATCTGA
- a CDS encoding alpha-ketoacid dehydrogenase subunit beta, whose product MTSLSMAKAINAGLRRALSADDRVVLMGEDIGTLGGVFRVTDGLQTEFGPRRVMDSPLAESGILGTAVGMAYRGYRPVVEIQFDGFIYPAFDQIVNQVARMHYRTQGAVRMPMVIRVPFAGGIGSAEHHSDSPEAYFAHTAGLRVVSPSDPQDAFTLIQQAIASDDPVLFFEPKRRYHTKGEVDEDAPLADARPMGTARVLAQGTDVTLVTYGGLVQLARDAAVAAGDDGVSVEVIDLRSLSPLDLDTVVASVKRTGRLVVTHEAALSGGLAAEISASITERCFYHLEHAPVRVTGHDIPYPPAKLESAHLPDLDRILDGIDRAMDRPNSLSGVED is encoded by the coding sequence ATGACCTCCCTCAGCATGGCCAAGGCGATCAACGCCGGCCTCCGGCGCGCGCTCAGCGCGGACGACCGGGTCGTCCTGATGGGCGAGGACATCGGCACCCTCGGCGGAGTGTTCCGTGTCACCGACGGACTGCAGACCGAGTTCGGTCCGCGCCGGGTGATGGATTCGCCGCTCGCCGAGTCCGGCATCCTCGGCACCGCGGTCGGAATGGCGTACCGCGGCTACCGTCCGGTGGTCGAGATCCAGTTCGACGGGTTCATCTACCCGGCATTCGACCAGATCGTGAACCAGGTCGCCCGCATGCACTACCGAACGCAGGGCGCCGTGCGGATGCCGATGGTCATCCGCGTGCCCTTCGCCGGAGGTATCGGCTCGGCCGAGCACCACTCCGACTCGCCGGAGGCGTACTTCGCGCACACGGCCGGCCTCCGCGTCGTCAGCCCGTCCGACCCGCAGGACGCCTTCACGCTCATCCAGCAGGCAATCGCCTCCGACGACCCCGTGCTGTTCTTCGAGCCCAAGCGCCGCTACCACACGAAGGGCGAGGTGGATGAGGACGCCCCGCTCGCGGATGCCCGCCCGATGGGGACGGCCCGCGTCCTCGCGCAGGGCACGGACGTCACGCTGGTGACGTACGGCGGCCTCGTGCAGCTGGCCCGGGATGCGGCGGTCGCGGCCGGCGATGACGGCGTCTCGGTGGAGGTCATCGACCTGCGCTCGCTCTCTCCGCTCGACCTCGACACCGTCGTCGCATCGGTCAAGCGGACCGGCCGGCTCGTCGTGACCCACGAGGCCGCGCTGTCCGGCGGCCTCGCGGCGGAGATCTCCGCCTCCATCACGGAGCGCTGCTTCTACCACCTGGAGCACGCGCCGGTGCGCGTGACCGGGCACGACATCCCGTACCCGCCTGCCAAGCTCGAGTCGGCGCACCTGCCCGACCTCGACCGCATCCTGGACGGCATCGACCGCGCCATGGACCGGCCGAACTCGCTGAGCGGGGTGGAGGACTGA
- the pdhA gene encoding pyruvate dehydrogenase (acetyl-transferring) E1 component subunit alpha produces MTIDNQPATRRGGSDTELGSLSGLGLGEIDLVRLLDADGVRHEDDRFDAWVSDIGTDQLLALYEDMRVIRRIDSEATALQRQGELGLWPPLLGQEAAQIGSGRALRADDFVFSSYREHGVAYCRGAGLVDLLRVWRGTTQSGWNPYDINMATPQVIIGAQTLHATGYALGIQADGTDAVAVAYFGDGATSEGDVNEALIFAATYAAPVIFFCQNNQYAISEPVSLQAQRPIADRAPGFGVPSVRVDGNDVLAVLAVTRAALDRARSGGGPTFIEAVTYRMGPHTTADDPTRYRDAAELDQWRAKDPVSRVEAYLTAQGALTEERLAAIAAKADAVAAEMRAGITTLADPDPLTVFDNVYAEPHTGIARQRDHYSRYLRTFVGSDGR; encoded by the coding sequence GTGACGATCGACAATCAGCCTGCCACCCGTCGGGGCGGCTCCGACACCGAACTGGGTTCCCTCAGCGGTCTGGGCCTCGGCGAGATCGACCTCGTCCGTCTGCTCGATGCGGACGGCGTCCGTCATGAAGACGACCGCTTCGACGCCTGGGTCTCCGACATCGGAACCGACCAGCTCCTCGCCCTCTACGAGGACATGCGCGTCATCCGTCGCATCGACTCCGAAGCCACCGCGCTGCAGCGCCAGGGCGAGCTGGGCCTGTGGCCGCCCCTCCTTGGCCAGGAGGCTGCGCAGATCGGCTCCGGCCGTGCCCTGCGCGCCGACGACTTCGTCTTCTCCAGCTACCGCGAGCACGGCGTGGCGTACTGCCGCGGCGCGGGCCTCGTCGACCTGCTGCGCGTCTGGCGCGGCACCACGCAGAGCGGCTGGAACCCGTACGACATCAACATGGCTACGCCGCAGGTCATCATCGGGGCGCAGACGCTGCACGCGACCGGTTATGCCCTCGGCATCCAGGCCGACGGCACGGATGCGGTGGCGGTCGCCTACTTCGGCGACGGCGCCACCAGCGAGGGGGATGTGAACGAGGCGCTGATCTTCGCCGCGACCTACGCCGCCCCCGTCATCTTCTTCTGCCAGAACAACCAGTACGCGATCTCCGAGCCGGTGTCGCTGCAGGCGCAGCGTCCCATCGCCGACCGCGCGCCGGGCTTCGGCGTGCCGAGCGTTCGGGTGGATGGCAACGACGTGCTCGCCGTGCTCGCCGTCACCCGGGCGGCCCTCGACCGCGCGCGTTCGGGAGGCGGCCCCACGTTCATCGAGGCCGTCACCTACCGCATGGGACCGCACACCACCGCCGACGACCCCACGCGCTACCGCGACGCCGCGGAGCTCGATCAGTGGCGGGCGAAGGACCCGGTGTCGCGGGTGGAGGCGTACCTCACTGCGCAGGGTGCGCTCACCGAGGAGCGCCTGGCGGCGATCGCCGCCAAGGCCGATGCGGTGGCCGCCGAGATGCGCGCCGGGATCACGACCCTCGCCGACCCCGACCCGCTGACCGTCTTCGACAACGTCTACGCAGAGCCGCACACCGGCATCGCCCGCCAGCGCGACCACTACTCGCGCTACCTGCGCACCTTCGTGGGGAGTGACGGACGATGA
- a CDS encoding Lrp/AsnC family transcriptional regulator → MRSFDNTDRRILMALADDPRSTNVSLADRLGLSRNTVQARVAELERNGAFLSFERRISARVAGYPLAAFVDVHVQQQRLAAVVESLAAIPEIVQAHGLSGPSDLLLRVVCVDAEDLFRITGIIQSTEGVDRAETSLDMGELIPYRLRPLLTRDA, encoded by the coding sequence ATGCGCAGCTTCGACAACACCGATCGCCGCATCCTGATGGCCCTCGCCGACGATCCGCGATCGACCAACGTCTCGCTGGCCGACCGCCTCGGGTTGAGCCGCAACACCGTGCAGGCCCGGGTCGCCGAGCTGGAGCGGAACGGAGCGTTCCTGTCGTTCGAGCGGCGCATCTCCGCCCGCGTCGCCGGGTACCCGCTGGCGGCGTTCGTCGACGTGCACGTGCAGCAGCAGCGGCTCGCCGCCGTGGTCGAGAGCCTCGCCGCCATCCCGGAGATCGTGCAGGCACACGGACTCTCGGGGCCGTCGGACCTGCTGCTGCGGGTGGTGTGCGTCGACGCGGAGGACCTGTTCCGCATCACGGGCATCATCCAGTCGACGGAGGGCGTCGACCGCGCCGAGACGTCCCTCGACATGGGCGAGCTCATCCCCTACCGCCTCCGCCCCCTCCTCACCCGAGACGCCTAG